The Rattus rattus isolate New Zealand chromosome 1, Rrattus_CSIRO_v1, whole genome shotgun sequence genome includes a region encoding these proteins:
- the LOC116899660 gene encoding bifunctional methylenetetrahydrofolate dehydrogenase/cyclohydrolase, mitochondrial-like: MASVSLSALAVRLLCPTHGCHSRLQSFHLVAVRNEAVVISGRKLAQQIKQEVWQEVEEWVASGNKRPHLTVILVGDNPASHSYVLNKTRAAAKVGINSETIVKPASVSEEELLNSIRTWNDDENVDGLLVHLPLPEHIDERKICNAVSPDKDVDGFHVINVGRMCLDQYSMLPATPWGVWEILKRTGIPTLGKNVVVAGRSKNVGMPIAMLLHTDGAHEQPGGDATVTISHRHTPKEQLKKHTILAGIVISAAGIPNLITADRIKEGATVIDVGINRVQDPVTAKPKLVGDVDFEGVKKKAGYITPVPVGVGPMTVAMLMKNTIIAAKKVLRPEELEVLKSTQRGVATN; the protein is encoded by the coding sequence atggcttctgtttccttgtcTGCGCTGGCAGTGCGGTTGTTGTGCCCCACGCATGGCTGCCACTCCCGCCTACAGTCCTTCCACCTGGTGGCAGTACGAAATGAAGCCGTCGTCATTTCTGGAAGGAAGCTGGCCCAGCAGATCAAGCAAGAAGTATGGCAGgaggtggaagagtgggtggCCTCGGGCAACAAGAGGCCACACCTCACTGTCATTCTGGTTGGCGACAATCCTGCCAGTCACTCCTATGTTCTCAACAAAACCAGGGCAGCAGCTAAAGTGGGAATCAACAGTGAGACAATTGTGAAACCAGCCTCAGTGTCAGAGGAAGAGCTGTTGAATTCAATCAGAACATGGAATGACGATGAGAATGTAGATGGCCTCCTTGTTCACCTGCCACTCCCAGAGCACATTGACGAGAGAAAGATCTGCAATGCTGTTTCTCCTGACAAGGATGTTGATGGCTTTCATGTCATCAACGTTGGGCGCATGTGTTTGGACCAGTATTCCATGCTACCAGCAACGCCATGGGGCGTGTGGGAGATACTCAAGCGAACGGGCATTCCAACCTTAGGGAAGAATGTGGTAGTGGCTGGCAGGTCCAAAAACGTTGGGATGCCAATTGCAATGCTGCTGCACACGGATGGAGCGCACGAGCAGCCTGGGGGTGATGCCACAGTCACAATATCTCATCGGCACACTCCCAAAGAACAGCTGAAGAAGCACACGATCCTTGCGGGCATTGTGAtatctgctgctggcattccaaACCTCATCACAGCTGACCGGATCAAGGAAGGAGCAACAGTCATCGACGTGGGGATAAACAGAGTTCAAGATCCTGTCACCGCAAAGCCCAAGTTGGTTGGAGATGTGGATTTTGAAGGAGTCAAGAAGAAAGCTGGTTACATCACTCCTGTCCCTGTTGGTGTTGGTCCCATGACAGTGGCCATGCTCATGAAGAACACCATTATTGCTGCAAAGAAAGTGCTCAGGCCAGAGGAGCTGGAAGTGTTGAAGTCCACACAGCGCGGAGTCGCCACCAACTAG
- the LOC116891342 gene encoding PRAME family member 8-like, with the protein MSIYNPPTLEHLAMEALLRNDAIDFSDLEDLPTIFFPSLLKEAFSGRHTEILKAVVAAWPFPYLHVGSLLKTNDVEMMQAVLDGIDILLTQEVRPRGKLQVLDLRDMHQDFRDVCARREYGGCSAGKAYRKQVPVNLPSYVLGQHLKVITNLSLFFNLNEDQKCFLQWAQKRKDSLQLCCLKMKICVFPLEIIKEILNIFQPNYLEELEICTPEVLSFLHFFAYFLGQMRNLLKFHLNQIHFKDNVVDTVRDIKKYAGKFFSQFSELSHLQHLYMNGAYFANGNMKALSRCLKSSLDSLSITFCRLSMSDLKHMSRCQRLYQLKHLHFTSVVFSKSCFKSLHILLEHVSETLQSLQLEHCRMKDSQLKILLPALSKCSQLTSVNFYGNNFSSSVLKDFLKCMANLNKLTVEYYPAPLECYDHLGHVVMERFSQLCPELMNILIAKRQPEIILFATATCPRCWKHCAYGTKTTLCLCWQEIVD; encoded by the exons ATGAGCATCTACAATCCTCCCACACTCGAACACCTGGCAATGGAGGCGCTGCTGAGGAATGATGCCATAGACTTCTCCGATCTGGAGGACCTGCCAACTATATTTTTCCCATCACTCCTCAAAGAGGCCTTCAGTGGCAGACATACAGAGATATTGAAGGCAGTGGTGGCAGCCTGGCCCTTTCCATACCTCCATGTGGGGTCATTGCTTAAAACCAATGACGTGGAGATGATGCAAGCCGTGCTGGATGGCATAGATATATTACTGACACAGGAGGTTCGTCCCAG gGGGAAGCTTCAAGTGTTAGACTTGAGGGATATGCACCAGGATTTCCGGGATGTATGTGCTAGAAGAGAGTATGGAGgctgctcagcaggtaaagcatACAGGAAGCAAGTCCCAGTGAACCTTCCTAGCTATGTACTGGGACAGCATTTGAAGGTGATAACCAACTTGAGCCTCTTCTTCAATCTGAATGAAGACCAAAAATGCTTCCTTCAGTGGGCCCAGAAGAGAAAAGACTCTTTGCAGCTATGCTGTCTGAAGATGAAGATTTGTGTCTTCCCACTGGAGATTATCAAGGAGATCTTGAACATTTTCCAGCCTAATTACTTGGAGGAATTGGAAATATGCACACCGGAGGTCCTGTCTTTCCTACATTTCTTCGCATATTTCCTTGGCCAGATGAGAAATCTTCTCAAATTCCATCTAAATCAAATTCACTTCAAAGATAATGTTGTGGATACAGTGAGAGATATAAAGAAATATGCTGGCAAATTCTTTTCTCAGTTCTCTGAACTCAGTCATCTCCAGCATCTCTACATGAATGGTGCCTACTTTGCCAATGGCAACATGAAAGCATTGTCCAG ATGCCTGAAGAGCTCCTTGGATTCCTTGTCTATTACTTTCTGCAGACTCTCAATGTCAGACTTGAAACACATGTCACGGTGTCAGAGACTCTATCAACTAAAACACCTGCACTTCACTAGTGTAGTGTTTTCCAAATCATGCTTCAAGAGTCTCCATATTCTCCTAGAGCATGTTTCTGAAACTCTGCAGAGCCTGCAGTTAGAGCACTGCAGGATGAAGGACTCTCAGCTCAAAATCCTCTTGCCAGCCCTGAGCAAGTGTTCCCAGCTCACCAGTGTCAATTTCTATGGCAACAACTTCTCCAGTAGTGTACTGAAAGACTTTCTGAAATGCATGGCCAATCTAAACAAGTTGACTGTAGAGTACTACCCTGCCCCTCTAGAGTGCTATGATCACTTGGGTCATGTTGTGATGGAGAGATTTTCCCAACTATGCCCTGAGCTCATGAATATACTCATAGCCAAAAGGCAACCCGAAATAATCCTCTTTGCTACAGCCACCTGCCCTCGTTGTTGGAAGCATTGTGCCTATGGAACGAAGACTACACTTTGCCTTTGTTGGCAGGAAATAGTAGATTGA